In Cicer arietinum cultivar CDC Frontier isolate Library 1 chromosome 7, Cicar.CDCFrontier_v2.0, whole genome shotgun sequence, a single window of DNA contains:
- the LOC101508712 gene encoding protein RGF1 INDUCIBLE TRANSCRIPTION FACTOR 1-like: protein MGAGGPDDEENRWPPWLKPLLKERFFVQCKLHADSHKSECNMYCLDCMNGALCSLCLNYHKDHRAIQIRRSSYHDVIRVNEIQKVLDISGVQTYIINSARVVFLNERPQPRPGKGVTNTCEVCERSLLDSFRFCSLGCKIVGTSKNFQKKNKSTTMVSDSEDSYSSSCSHGRLKNIKVQSFTPSTPPPTSVNYRTAKRRKGIPHRAPMGGLVLQY from the exons ATG ggTGCTGGAGGACCTGATGATGAGGAAAATAGGTGGCCACCATGGTTGAAACCTCTGCTCAAAGAGCGTTTCTTTGTTCAATGCAAGTTGCACGCAGATTCACACAAGAGTGAGTGTAACATGTATTGTTTGGATTGTATGAATGGTGCTCTTTGCTCTCTCTGTctcaattaccacaaagatcaTCGTGCTATTCAG ATAAGGAGGTCTTCATACCATGATGTGATTAGGGTGAACGAGATTCAGAAAGTGTTGGACATATCAGGGGTTCAAACCTATATTATCAACAGTGCAAGGGTTGTTTTCTTGAATGAGCGACCTCAACCAAGGCCTGGAAAAGGTGTCACCAACACTTGTGAAGTCTGTGAGCGTAGCCTTCTCGATTCATTTCGATTCTGTTCTCTTGGTTGCAAG ATTGTTGGAACTTCCAAGAATTTCCAGAAGAAGAACAAGTCAACAACAATGGTATCAGACTCAGAGGATTCATACAGCAGCAGTTGCAGCCATGGAAGACTGAAGAACATTAAGGTGCAGAGTTTCACTCCTTCTACACCACCACCAACTTCAGTTAATTACAGAACAGCCAAGAGAAGAAAGGGAATTCCACATCGTGCCCCTATGGGAGGACTAGTCTTGCAATACTAG